One genomic window of Paenibacillus xylanilyticus includes the following:
- a CDS encoding TraB/GumN family protein, producing the protein MKNWKRMLLSLTISVGLLASAVPAMAAPQETSVKVNDQTVEYTVGAPMNNKGTTLVPLRSTLEAMDVKLTTATDDTITAVVDGKTITLKSKLTRINGVTYAPIRIVGDAAGYEVKWDAKTRTVLLVSKGVETAVQTGGRGFMWEVESNGNTVYLVGSMHIADDSFYPLREEFEEAFAEADYLGVEIDISKAADEAQQKLILDLGSYQDGTTLKDHVSSETYTKLGDILKKNGLEPNALDAFKPWVAESTLASLKSTTVGYEASAGVDLYFIQKAIESKLPIIELESYESQLGMFNDFSKELQEETLKATLDNFDVLDDSVNQMAEMWKTGNDEQLLELTNSFSDNEEYNKAMLIDRNIGMADKIDGYLKSDKKEEYFIVVGAAHYLGEHGIVKLLEDKGYTVERK; encoded by the coding sequence ATGAAAAACTGGAAACGCATGCTCTTGTCTCTCACTATCTCGGTTGGTTTGCTTGCTTCAGCGGTACCGGCCATGGCTGCACCTCAAGAGACTTCCGTTAAAGTCAATGACCAGACAGTAGAGTACACTGTAGGGGCACCAATGAATAACAAGGGAACAACATTGGTTCCGCTTCGCTCCACGCTTGAAGCAATGGACGTGAAGCTGACGACTGCGACAGATGATACAATTACGGCTGTGGTGGACGGCAAAACGATTACACTCAAAAGCAAGCTTACACGCATTAATGGCGTAACCTATGCACCAATTCGTATTGTTGGGGACGCTGCAGGCTATGAAGTAAAATGGGATGCGAAGACGCGTACCGTTTTGCTTGTCTCCAAGGGAGTGGAAACAGCTGTACAAACGGGTGGCCGCGGCTTCATGTGGGAAGTGGAGAGCAACGGGAATACGGTATATCTGGTAGGTTCCATGCATATTGCTGATGATAGCTTCTACCCATTGCGCGAGGAATTTGAAGAAGCTTTTGCTGAAGCGGATTACCTGGGTGTTGAGATCGACATCAGTAAAGCGGCTGATGAGGCACAACAGAAGTTGATTCTCGATCTGGGATCTTATCAGGATGGAACTACACTGAAGGATCATGTTTCAAGTGAGACTTATACCAAGCTGGGGGATATCCTGAAGAAAAACGGACTCGAGCCTAATGCCCTGGACGCATTCAAGCCTTGGGTTGCAGAGAGTACGCTTGCTAGCCTGAAGTCTACGACGGTTGGATATGAAGCATCCGCGGGTGTGGATTTGTACTTCATTCAAAAGGCTATTGAGAGCAAACTGCCTATTATCGAGCTGGAATCGTACGAGTCCCAACTGGGCATGTTTAACGACTTCTCCAAAGAGCTGCAAGAGGAAACATTGAAAGCTACATTAGACAACTTCGATGTTCTTGATGATAGTGTGAACCAAATGGCTGAGATGTGGAAAACGGGTAATGATGAGCAGTTGCTTGAGCTTACCAATAGCTTCTCTGACAACGAGGAGTACAACAAGGCAATGCTGATCGACCGTAACATTGGCATGGCTGACAAGATTGATGGATATCTGAAGAGTGATAAGAAAGAGGAGTACTTTATCGTTGTAGGTGCTGCCCACTACCTGGGTGAGCACGGCATCGTGAAGCTGCTTGAAGATAAGGGTTATACTGTAGAACGTAAGTAA